The DNA sequence TATGGCGTTGGATGACAGTGCGCTGCAGGGCTTCTTCGGTGTCGATCGCTCCGATCGCGATCCACAACACGCGCGTGATGCCTTTAACGACTTCTCCAGGCTGGTTCGTGGCTATCCTAATAGCCAGTACTCCACCGACGCCTATAAACGTATGGTGTTCCTGAAGGATCGTCTGGCGAAGTACGAGCTATCGGTTGTTGATTACTATACCGCTCGTGGCGCATGGGTTGCGGTAGTCAACCGCGTGGAAGGAATGCTGCGTAACTATCCGGATACGCAGGCCACCCGCGATGCGCTGCCGAAGATGGAAAACGCCTACCGTCAGATGCAAATGAATGCTCAGGCCGACAAGGTTGCGCAAATCATTGCAGCAAACGGTAAGAACACCTGATAGACGATAGATAAGCAAAACGGCAGCCTGATGGCTGCCGTTTTTTTATTCGTTAAAAATTTTAGCTGAAGCGGTTTAGCGCTGAGTTAACTCATCAAATATGGCCCTCTTTTTTCCATTCGACAAGTAAAATCTCCTCTGTTCCTGTCCTGCCTCACAAAACAGATTTGTTGACAAAAAGTGACAATAAAATGTGATTTAAATCACGAATTTTGACATTAGGCGAGGTATGCTGAGTTCACCAAGACGGGAAAGACAAGAGGTAAAATTTATGACAATGAACATTACCAGTAAGCAAATGGAAATTACTCCGGCAATTCGCCAGCACGTCGCAGACCGTCTCGCAAAATTAGATAAATGGCAAACCCACTTAATTAACCCGCATATCATCCTTTCTAAAGAGCCACAGGGTTTTGTCGCTGATGCAACAATCAATACGCCGAACGGCCACCTGGTTGCCAGCGCACGGCACGAAGATATGTACGCCGCCATCAACGAATTGATCAACAAGCTGGAACGGCAGCTAAATAAAGTGCAACACAAAGGGGAAGCCCGCCGCGCCGCAACATCGGTGAAAGAGGCAGGCTTTGTGGAAGAAGAAGAGTAATCCTTAACTTAAGCTTGTGTCATGCCACGCGCCTTCGGGCGCGTTTTTTATTGACAGAGTGAAAACAGTACAGGTACTGTAATCCCCACTAACTTAAGGAATTCATCGTGCAACCGATCCCGTTCTTCTTCGCATTCTTTTTTACCTTCCCCTGAATGGGAGGCAATTCGTCGTGTGATAAAGAATGCGAAGACGAACAACAAGGCCTCCCAAGCGGGAGGCCTTTTTTATTGATAATCGATAACAAGAAAGGCAACACATATGACCGAGGAAAACCCATTACTGGCCCTACGCGATAAGATCAGCGCTCTTGATGAAAAGCTGCTTGCGCTGCTGGCTGAACGCCGTGGCCTGGCCGTAGAGGTTGGCAAAGCCAAGCTGGCATCACATCGTCCGGTGCGCGATATCGACCGCGAGCGCGACCTGCTGGAGCGGCTGATGACGCTGGGTAAAAGCTATCATCTTGATGCCCATTACATCACACGCCTGTTCCAGCTCATTATTGAAGACTCGGTTCTTACCCAACAAACGCTACTCCAGCAGCACCTGAATAAAATAAACCCTCATTCCGCACGCGTAGCGTTTCTCGGCCCTAAAGGTTCATATTCGCATCTGGCGGCTCGTCAGTATGCGGCCCGCCACTTTGAACAGTTTATCGAGAGCGGCTGCGCTAAATTTGCCGATATCTTCGAGCAAGTGGAAACGGGTCAGGCTGACTACGCCGTCGTGCCTATCGAGAATACCAGCTCCGGCGGCATCAATGACGTTTACGACCTTCTGCAGCACACTAGCTTGTCCATCGTTGGCGAGCTGACGCTGCCTATCGATCACTGCGTGCTGGTCGCAACGTCAACCGATGCGCAGCAGATCACAACGGTCTACAGCCATCCGCAGCCGTTCCAGCAGTGCAGCCAATATCTAAGCCGCTATCCGCACTGGAACATTGAATATACCGATAGCACCTCGTCAGCAATGGAGAAGGTGGCGCAGGCTAACTCTCCGACCGTGGCCGCCCTGGGCAGCGAAGCCGGCGGCGCGCTGCACGGTTTGCAGGTTCTGGAGCATTGTCTTGCTAACCAGGCGCAAAACATCACCCGCTTCCTGGTCCTGGCACGAAAAGCGGTGGAAGTCTCCGATCAGGTACCGGCGAAAACCACCTTGCTAATGGCTACAGGCCAGCAAGCAGGAGCCCTGGTAGAGGCTCTGCTGGTGCTGCGCAACCATAACCTGATAATGACGAAGCTGGAATCCCGTCCGATTCACGGTAACCCGTGGGAAGAGATGTTTTATCTGGATATCCAGGCCAACCTGGAATCGATGCCCATGCGTAAGGCATTAAAAGAGCTGGCCGAGATAACCCGTTCAATGAAGGTGCTGGGCTGCTATGCCAGCGAAAACGTGGTACCGGTCGATCCGGTTTAACTTTCTTTAAACGGCAATTTCTTCATCCCTGCCACGGCAACCGGCAGGGTGAAGATCGCGCCGGAAAGCGGATATTTTGCGACTTCTTCGGCGTCCATATTCTCCCGCGTAGTGGTGATATAAAGCGTTTTCATATCTGCCCCACCAAAACAGACCATCGTCGGGCAACGCACCGGTAAGCGATACTCCTCCAGCTGCTCACCCGTCGGCGAGAAGCGGGCAACCCGCCAGCCGTCAAACATCGCACTCCAGTAGCAACCTTCTACATCTATGGCCGCACCATCAGGGATCCCCTCCCCCGGCAGAAAGCGACGAAAAACCGCGCGCTTACCCGGCTCGCCCTGTTCATCCAAAGGAGTACGGTAGATAACAGCGTTCGGCGTATCCGAGGTATACATCCATTGCTTGTCTTCGCTAAACGCCAGGCCGTTGGCACCATGAATATCGCACTGGATGACCTGCGCAGAGAGATCGTTATCGATACGCATCAACAGCGCCCCGTTAAAATCTCCCGGCCCCCAGAAAGTTCCGGCATAAAAGCGGCCGTCGCGATCGGTTCCACCATCGTTAAAGCGCGCTAATAGCGGATTACTCGGGTTATCACAAACTTTTCGCTGCAGAAGGCCATGAGTATCAGTGAGCCAAATACCGCTACGTAATGCGACGATAAACCCCCCCTTCGCCCGGAGAGCAAAACAGCCGGGCTCTTCAGGAAATTGTAGTACCTGATGTTCACCCGTCCGCACTTCGTAGCGATGAATCTCACACTCCATTATATCGGCCCAGTACAGAGCCTGTTCGGCTTCACTCCAGGTCGGACATTCCGGTAAATGCCCGGTGTAATCAAACAGCGGTTGTGGTTCAGCCATCGTTTTCATCCCTATAAAAAAAGCCAGCGGGTCACCCCCCTGGCTTTATTGTATACGCGTTTTAACACTTACTGCCGATTATCATTTGCCTGACGCAGCAACGTTCGGCTTTCGCTCTGGAAGCGCTGGGCATAATCACCGAACCAGTGCTCAACCTTGCGGAAGCTGTCGATGAACGCCTGTTTATCTCCCTGCTCCAGCAGACCAATCGCTTCGCCGAAGCGCTGATAGTATCGCTTTATCAGCGCCAGATTGTTTTCCGAGGACATAATAATGTCAGCATAAAGCTGCGGGTCCTGGGCAAACAGGCGACCAACCATCGCCAGTTCAAGGCGATAAATAGGCGACGACAGCGCCAGAAGCTGCTCAAGGCGCACGTTCTCTTCGGCCAGGTGCAGGCCATAAGCGAAGGTCGCAAAGTGGCGCAGCGCCTGAATAAAGGCCATGTTTTGATCGTGCTCGACGGCGCTGATGCGGTGCAGCCGAGCCCCCCATACCTGAATTTGCTCCAGGAACCACTGATAGGATTCCGGCTGACGACCATCGCAGTACACAACAACCTGCTTCGCCAGGCTGCCGCTATCGGGGCCAAACATAGGATGCAGACCTAGCACCGGACCTTTATGGGCGGCTAACATTGCCTGCAGCGGTTCTGCTTTAACCGAGGCCAAATCAACCAGAATGCAGTCCGCTGGCAATGGCGGTAGTTGAGCAATCGTTGCCGCAGTCGTGTGAATCGGCACGCTGACGATAACCATGCCGGCATCTGCAACGATCTCTTCCGCCCGCGACCAGTCGTCTTTCTCCAGAATACGAACCTGGTAGCCGGAAAGCGTCAGCATTTTCTCGAACAGACGCCCCATTTGCCCACCGCCGCCGACAATAACCACCGGGCGCAGATTCGGATAGAGCGTTTTAAAACCTTTATCGTTTTCGCTGGAGTAAGACTCACGCATCACGCGACGCAAAACATCTTCGATAAGATCCGGCGGAACCCCAAGCGCTGCGGCCTCCTCACGACGGGAAGCCAGCATCGCCGACTCACGCTCAGGAACGTAAATCGGCAGGCCATATTGGCTTTTAACCTCTCCGACTTCCGCTACCAGTTCGAGGCGCTTAGCCAGCAGTTCCAGCAGCGCCTTATCGACTTCATCAATTTGATCGCGCAACGCGGTCAGTTCAGCAACCATATAATCCTCTTACCCCAGACGAGCCGCCAGATGGCCTCGCAGATCCTTATCAAGTTCGCGGAGCAATGCATCGGTAGTTTCCCAGCTAATGCAGGCATCGGTCACGGAGACGCCGTATTTCATATCGCAACGCGGCTGCTCGGAGGACTGATTACCTTCGTGGATATTGCTCTCGATCATCAGACCAATGATGGAACGATTACCATCTTTAATCTGCGCGACGACGGATTCGGCAACCGCAGGCTGGCGGCGGTAGTCTTTATTCGAATTCCCATGGCTGCAATCTACCATCAGAGAGGGTTTCAGTCCCGCCTGAGTCATCTCTTTTTCACACTTCGCGACATCTTCCGGACCGTAGTTAGGCGCTTTACCACCACGAAGAATAACATGGCCGTTCGGGTTGCCCTGCGTTTGCAGCAGGCAAACCTGCCCGGCCTGGTTGATGCCTACAAAACGGTGAGGCATAGCAGCTGCGCGCATCGCGTTAATTGCTGTTGCCAGGCTGCCATCGGTACCATTTTTAAAACCGACCGGCATTGACAGGCCTGAGGCCATCTCGCGGTGAGTCTGTGATTCCGTAGTACGCGCGCCAATAGCTGACCAGCTGAACAGGTCGCCAAGGTACTGAGGACTGTTTGGATCCAACGCTTCTGTCGCCAGTGGCAGGCCCATATTGACCAAATCAACCAGCAGACGACGCGCAATCTTCAAACCACCTTCCACATCAAACGAACCATCCATATGCGGATCGTTAATCAGCCCTTTCCAGCCAACGGTGGTACGAGGTTTTTCAAAATAGACGCGCATTACCAGATAGAGGCTATCGCTGACCTCTGCGGCAAGAGTTTTAAAACGACGAGCGTATTCAATTGCGGTTTCAGGATCGTGAATCGAACAAGGACCACACACCACCAGCAGGCGAGGATCGCGGCCAGCGATGATGTCTGAGATAGTCTGGCGAGACTGCGCGATCTGCGCTTCTTGCTCAAGGCTCAGGGGGAATTCAGCTTTCAGCTGTTCCGGAGTGATCAAAACCTGTTCATCAGTAATATGTACGTTATTCAGCGCGTCTTTTTGCATGATTGCGATCCTGTATAGCTCGTTTGCGATAGTGGTTTCCTCACCGAGGATGACGTAACGATACCATACAAAGTAAAGATTTCAATCCATAATCCGTAAATTTTAGTTTACAATAGCAAATTAATTGGGAATTAATCCACTATTTTTGTACAAATTAATTTACACCACCAGTCTGAATACCGATTACCGCCCCATATGAACAGGTTACGCTTACGAAAAATCCTGGTGAGAATTATCTTAAAGCAGCGCGGCTGGCTAATGACGCTCTTCACCAATGATGCTATTCTTCGCTCAGGTTTCAGCAATCTGCCCCCCCGCGCTATGACAACCTGACGGAATCGTAATGAGAGTTCTTAACCGTCTTTTTTTGACTTTAGTACTATCGCTCGTGGGTATCTCTGCTGTTGCCTCCGGACCGTCTGAAAATGTTCGGACGATCGTTTCAGGAATCGTGACTTATACTCGCTGGCCGCAGTTATCCGGTCCGCCAAGATTATGTATTTTTTCGACATCACGTTATATCCATAGCCTCGCCAAAGAAGCGCCGGAATTATTGCCTTATAAACCTGTGATTGTTCGTAATACAGAAGAAGCCTTACATACGACCTGCGATGGTTTTTATTTTGGCAGTGAATCACCGACCCAACAGTCTGAATTTACAGCCAAATATGGAAACCGCCCCCTATTACTTATTGCGGAACAAAATATTGATTGCTCTATTGGCAGCGCTTTTTGCTTGCTCATAAATAATGAGAGAGTCAGATTTTCCGTAAATCTGGATGTACTGACGCACAGCGGCGTTCGGGTTAATCCCGATGTGCTGATGCTTGCCCGGAAAACATCACATGAATAAGGATTTTTCTCAGGCCCCGCGCCCCACATTTAAACGAGCGCTACGCCGTATCAGCATGATCAGCGTGGTTATCTCTATGACACTGGTCTGGCTGTTGCTGTGCACCGCTTCCATATTCACCCTTAAACAGTATGCGCAAAAAAACCTGGAGCTCACCGCGGCCACCATGGGCCGTAGTCTGGAAGCAGCGCTGGTATTTGGCGATAGCGCGGCAGCTGAAGATACTCTGGCGACGCTCGGGAAACAGGGGCAATTTTCCAGAGCAATTTTGGTTGATGCCAGGCAAAAACCTTTCGCTTCATGGCATAACGATGGTCTGGCCCGACAGGATAGAATCAGCGACGTTATCAGCAAATGGTTATTCCCCAAACCGACAGTGCAAACTATCCAGCATCAGGGAAAAATGATTGGTGAACTCCGTCTGACCGCGCTGGACAGATTGATTACCTATTTTCTTGGCATCTCAATTCTTGTACTAACCGGCAGCATTTTTCTTGCTTCCTGTATTGCTTTGTTACTGACTCATTCATTGCATCGCGGCATTGTGGCTGCGCTACAAAGCATTACCGAAGTCGTTCACGACATCCGCGAGAATCGTCATTTTTCTCGCCGGGTTCCTGAAGAGCGTATTGAAGAATTCCACCTCTTTGCCCAGGATTTTAATAGTCTGCTGGGTGAAATGGAGGACTGGCAGCAGCAGCTTCAGGATAAAAATGCCCAGCTCCTGCGCAGCTCATTGCACGATCCATTGACCGGTCTGGCTAACAGGGCGGCTTTCTATAACGTCATTAACGAATTGATGAAAGACGAAAGCGTACATAGCAGTTCAGCGCTTTTATTTCTTGATGGCGATAATTTCAAGCTCATTAACGATAACTGGGGCCATGCTGCCGGCGACAAAGTGTTAATTGAAGTAGCGAACCGCCTGATGGCCTTTGTCGGCACACAGCATCAGGCATGGCGTCTCGGCGGCGATGAATTTGCTATTCTGCTGCGTAATGTTCATTCAGAAGCCGAAGTTCAGGCTCTGTGCAGTAAGCTGTCCGAACAGTTTCTCCCGCCGTTCCATCTCCATAACGGCCACACCGTCAGGCTGACGCTGAGTATTGGCTACGCTTTAACCTGGGAACATGCCTCTGCGGAAAATCTGCAAGAGCTTGCCGATCAAAATATGTATCGGATGAAACACCAGCGCTTACAGCAAACGCAAAAATAAAAGGAATCACCATGATCGGCAAATATTTCGCTCCTGCTTTACTGGCCGCACTTTTTCTTAGCGGCTGCCAGGCTCCGCAAGGGAAATTTTCCACGGAACAAATTGCAGCTATGAAGTCATACGGTTTTACTGAAACCAACGGTGACTGGTCATTAGGAATAGCTGATACCATCTTATTTGATAAGAACGACTACCATCTGCGTGCCGATAGCAAACAGCAAATTCATACGATGGCTTCACGTCTGGCGATTACCGGTATTACCCACAGTCACCTGGAAGGCCATACTGATAATTACGGCGAAGACAGCTACAACGAAATGTTATCGCTGAAGCGCGCTAACAGCGTAGCGGATGCCTGGGCCGAAGGTGCAAATATTCCGCGCGCAAATTTGACAACTCTCGGCCTGGGGAAAAAGTATCCGATAGCCAGTAACGATACAGCGCAAGGCCGTGCTGAAAACCGCCGCGTCACGGTAGTCATCAGCACGCCTTAAATAACCTACTCGACTGATTTACTCTGAACCATCGCCGTTGCAGTGCGCCAGCGCAGATAATCAACGGCGAGACATGCCGCCAGACTGAGCCCCATTAGCGGCAGCGCCAGCCCCAACAATCCCGCAATAATGCCTGTTATCACACGAGCGGGCCACGCCAGGTCAAACCACGCCTGTATTAATGTATTAGCCGGATTAAATGCCGCATGCGCCGGACGGCGGATCCACCACAAGCGATATCCCACGACTATCATCACGCAGAGTGCAGCCCCGAATGCAATAAGCAGAAGCTGATTGGCAAGACCAAACAAAATACCCATATGGAAATCAACGCCCCAGCGGGTTAGCTTAGCCATCAGAGGAAAATCGGTAAAACGAGTACGGTCCACGACCCGCATATTTGCACCATCGATCGCGACGGCATCAACCTGAGTCGGCCAGCTTCTGTCGATTTCATTCACCGTCCACGCGAGCCCGGAACCGGATGGCGGACGAATCTCAAGCTTGCTGGCATCCAGTCCAGCCGCGCGAGCAGCCTGCAGAACTTTATCAAAATCCTCTACGCGTAGCGGCGATACCATCTCCTCCGTCGTCACGCTTCGCATATGATGTTCCGCATGCGGATCGTGCACGACCGGTACATCACTTTGCAGCCGCGTATTCACCTGTGGCGTTAACCAACCAAAGGCGGTGCGCATCTTGTCGACGTTAGCGCCGGCCCATTGCGACCAGGTTAAACCTGTCGCAGAGAATAAGATCATACCGACCAGCAGCGCCCATCCGAGAGATACATGCAGACGGCGATGATTCTGCATCTTATTATTGATGCGACGACGCGGCCGGGTCATCGACCACAACGCGATCCCGCCGAGAGCGGCAACCCACATCCAGGATGCGGCCAGTTCACTGTAAAGTCGT is a window from the Klebsiella oxytoca genome containing:
- a CDS encoding PepSY-associated TM helix domain-containing protein translates to MTTCTSRAAWLNLLRRLHFYIGLFIGPFIFVAALTGTLYVATPQLESWLYQDALRGTLSGAKQPLSAQIMRAKEATDERLRLQAVRPAINAGETTRVMFVDPKLGESETRAIFIDPVTLSVKGDMPAYGTSGILPLRQWIDYAHRSLLLGNFGRLYSELAASWMWVAALGGIALWSMTRPRRRINNKMQNHRRLHVSLGWALLVGMILFSATGLTWSQWAGANVDKMRTAFGWLTPQVNTRLQSDVPVVHDPHAEHHMRSVTTEEMVSPLRVEDFDKVLQAARAAGLDASKLEIRPPSGSGLAWTVNEIDRSWPTQVDAVAIDGANMRVVDRTRFTDFPLMAKLTRWGVDFHMGILFGLANQLLLIAFGAALCVMIVVGYRLWWIRRPAHAAFNPANTLIQAWFDLAWPARVITGIIAGLLGLALPLMGLSLAACLAVDYLRWRTATAMVQSKSVE
- the pheL gene encoding pheA operon leader peptide PheL, encoding MQPIPFFFAFFFTFP
- the aroF gene encoding 3-deoxy-7-phosphoheptulonate synthase AroF, yielding MQKDALNNVHITDEQVLITPEQLKAEFPLSLEQEAQIAQSRQTISDIIAGRDPRLLVVCGPCSIHDPETAIEYARRFKTLAAEVSDSLYLVMRVYFEKPRTTVGWKGLINDPHMDGSFDVEGGLKIARRLLVDLVNMGLPLATEALDPNSPQYLGDLFSWSAIGARTTESQTHREMASGLSMPVGFKNGTDGSLATAINAMRAAAMPHRFVGINQAGQVCLLQTQGNPNGHVILRGGKAPNYGPEDVAKCEKEMTQAGLKPSLMVDCSHGNSNKDYRRQPAVAESVVAQIKDGNRSIIGLMIESNIHEGNQSSEQPRCDMKYGVSVTDACISWETTDALLRELDKDLRGHLAARLG
- the dgcN gene encoding diguanylate cyclase DgcN, whose amino-acid sequence is MNKDFSQAPRPTFKRALRRISMISVVISMTLVWLLLCTASIFTLKQYAQKNLELTAATMGRSLEAALVFGDSAAAEDTLATLGKQGQFSRAILVDARQKPFASWHNDGLARQDRISDVISKWLFPKPTVQTIQHQGKMIGELRLTALDRLITYFLGISILVLTGSIFLASCIALLLTHSLHRGIVAALQSITEVVHDIRENRHFSRRVPEERIEEFHLFAQDFNSLLGEMEDWQQQLQDKNAQLLRSSLHDPLTGLANRAAFYNVINELMKDESVHSSSALLFLDGDNFKLINDNWGHAAGDKVLIEVANRLMAFVGTQHQAWRLGGDEFAILLRNVHSEAEVQALCSKLSEQFLPPFHLHNGHTVRLTLSIGYALTWEHASAENLQELADQNMYRMKHQRLQQTQK
- the bamD gene encoding outer membrane protein assembly factor BamD, whose translation is MTRMKYLVAAATLSLALVGCSGSKEEVPDNPPNEIYATAQQKLQDGNWKQAITQLEALDNRYPFGPYSQQVQLDLIYAYYKNADLPLAQAAIDRFVRLNPTHPNIDYVIYMRGLTNMALDDSALQGFFGVDRSDRDPQHARDAFNDFSRLVRGYPNSQYSTDAYKRMVFLKDRLAKYELSVVDYYTARGAWVAVVNRVEGMLRNYPDTQATRDALPKMENAYRQMQMNAQADKVAQIIAANGKNT
- a CDS encoding SMP-30/gluconolactonase/LRE family protein, giving the protein MAEPQPLFDYTGHLPECPTWSEAEQALYWADIMECEIHRYEVRTGEHQVLQFPEEPGCFALRAKGGFIVALRSGIWLTDTHGLLQRKVCDNPSNPLLARFNDGGTDRDGRFYAGTFWGPGDFNGALLMRIDNDLSAQVIQCDIHGANGLAFSEDKQWMYTSDTPNAVIYRTPLDEQGEPGKRAVFRRFLPGEGIPDGAAIDVEGCYWSAMFDGWRVARFSPTGEQLEEYRLPVRCPTMVCFGGADMKTLYITTTRENMDAEEVAKYPLSGAIFTLPVAVAGMKKLPFKES
- a CDS encoding YfiR family protein; the protein is MRVLNRLFLTLVLSLVGISAVASGPSENVRTIVSGIVTYTRWPQLSGPPRLCIFSTSRYIHSLAKEAPELLPYKPVIVRNTEEALHTTCDGFYFGSESPTQQSEFTAKYGNRPLLLIAEQNIDCSIGSAFCLLINNERVRFSVNLDVLTHSGVRVNPDVLMLARKTSHE
- the tyrA gene encoding bifunctional chorismate mutase/prephenate dehydrogenase, which codes for MVAELTALRDQIDEVDKALLELLAKRLELVAEVGEVKSQYGLPIYVPERESAMLASRREEAAALGVPPDLIEDVLRRVMRESYSSENDKGFKTLYPNLRPVVIVGGGGQMGRLFEKMLTLSGYQVRILEKDDWSRAEEIVADAGMVIVSVPIHTTAATIAQLPPLPADCILVDLASVKAEPLQAMLAAHKGPVLGLHPMFGPDSGSLAKQVVVYCDGRQPESYQWFLEQIQVWGARLHRISAVEHDQNMAFIQALRHFATFAYGLHLAEENVRLEQLLALSSPIYRLELAMVGRLFAQDPQLYADIIMSSENNLALIKRYYQRFGEAIGLLEQGDKQAFIDSFRKVEHWFGDYAQRFQSESRTLLRQANDNRQ
- the pheA gene encoding bifunctional chorismate mutase/prephenate dehydratase, which codes for MTEENPLLALRDKISALDEKLLALLAERRGLAVEVGKAKLASHRPVRDIDRERDLLERLMTLGKSYHLDAHYITRLFQLIIEDSVLTQQTLLQQHLNKINPHSARVAFLGPKGSYSHLAARQYAARHFEQFIESGCAKFADIFEQVETGQADYAVVPIENTSSGGINDVYDLLQHTSLSIVGELTLPIDHCVLVATSTDAQQITTVYSHPQPFQQCSQYLSRYPHWNIEYTDSTSSAMEKVAQANSPTVAALGSEAGGALHGLQVLEHCLANQAQNITRFLVLARKAVEVSDQVPAKTTLLMATGQQAGALVEALLVLRNHNLIMTKLESRPIHGNPWEEMFYLDIQANLESMPMRKALKELAEITRSMKVLGCYASENVVPVDPV
- a CDS encoding OmpA family protein, which encodes MIGKYFAPALLAALFLSGCQAPQGKFSTEQIAAMKSYGFTETNGDWSLGIADTILFDKNDYHLRADSKQQIHTMASRLAITGITHSHLEGHTDNYGEDSYNEMLSLKRANSVADAWAEGANIPRANLTTLGLGKKYPIASNDTAQGRAENRRVTVVISTP
- the raiA gene encoding ribosome-associated translation inhibitor RaiA, whose amino-acid sequence is MTMNITSKQMEITPAIRQHVADRLAKLDKWQTHLINPHIILSKEPQGFVADATINTPNGHLVASARHEDMYAAINELINKLERQLNKVQHKGEARRAATSVKEAGFVEEEE